From Plectropomus leopardus isolate mb chromosome 17, YSFRI_Pleo_2.0, whole genome shotgun sequence, a single genomic window includes:
- the LOC121956195 gene encoding ornithine decarboxylase-like, which yields MEVNRDLAPVTTKESAMHVLSPEPPIILDSGERISDFIQDKIKELHSVDSEEPFYVASLDCVFKKHLRWLTELPRVKPFYAVKCNNTAAVLRMISALDIGFDCASKGEIQLVLSLGVTPDKIIYAHTTKPLSHIKYACAHGVDMMTFDNEDELLKISLCHAKAKLVLRIAVDDSESLLRLSSKFGARLVSVGKLLKRAAELGLDVIGVSFHVGSGCMGSLAFKHAIEDARHVFDTANLLGFQMTLLDIGGGFSGRDDFQVKFEEFSEVINGALDKFFPPSSKVQIIAEPGRYYVESAFTLVANVFAKRAISDDLDEHSNGDENSPERIMMYYLNDGVYGSLSCLINDAAHSKVEPYLHRAVKSSEQRYRSVIWGPTCDSIDKVTNSCWIPELHVGDWLLIDNMGAYSVSLSTDFNGFERAHIYPVVTAEIWRAVNFSHT from the exons ATGGAGGTGAATAGAGACTTGG CACCAGTGACTACAAAAGAATCCGCCATGCATGTTTTGTCCCCCGAACCCCCCATCATTTTAGACAGTGGAGAGCGCATCAGTGATTTCATacaggacaaaataaaagagcTTCATTCAGTG GACAGTGAAGAGCCATTCTATGTGGCAAGTCTTGATTGCGTGTTTAAGAAGCATCTCAGGTGGCTAACTGAACTACCTCGAGTCAAGCCTTTCTATGCAGTGAAGTGtaacaacacagcagcagttttgagGATGATAAGCGCTCTGGACATTGGCTTCGACTGTGCCAGCAAG GGTGAGATCCAGCTGGTCCTGTCCCTTGGAGTGACACCTGATAAAATCATTTACGCACACACAACCAAACCACTGTCGCACATCAAATATGCCTGTGCTCATGGAGTAGATATGATGACTTTTGATAATGAGGACGAACTCCTAAAGATTTCTCTCTGTCACGCCAAAGCCAA ACTTGTACTCCGCATCGCAGTGGATGACTCTGAATCACTGCTAAGACTCAGTTCAAAGTTTGGAGCCAGACTCGTGTCAGTTGGTAAGCTGCTGAAACGTGCTGCAGAGCTGGGCTTAGACGTCATTGGAGTCAGCTTTCATGTAGGCAGCGGGTGCATGGGAAGTTTGGCGTTCAAGCATGCCATAGAAGACGCCCGACATGTTTTTGATACAGCA AATTTGTTGGGCTTTCAGATGACTCTCTTGGATATTGGTGGAGGGTTCTCCGGAAGGGATGACTTTCAAGTCAAATTTGAAGAG TTTTCAGAGGTCATCAATGGAGCATTGGACAAATTCTTCCCTCCAAGCAGCAAAGTGCAGATTATTGCAGAACCAGGCCGATACTACGTGGAATCAGCCTTCACACTGGTGGCCAATGTCTTTGCCAAAAGAGCAATCTCAGATGATTTGGATGAACATAGCA atggtgACGAAAACAGCCCTGAGCGAATAATGATGTACTACCTTAACGATGGAGTATACGGCTCCCTGAGTTGCCTCATCAATGATGCTGCCCACAGTAAGGTGGAACCATACCTTCACAGg GCTGTCAAGAGCAGCGAGCAGAGATACCGCTCTGTCATCTGGGGCCCAACCTGCGACAGCATTGACAAAGTGACCAACAGCTGCTGGATTCCTGAGCTGCATGTGGGCGACTGGCTTCTCATCGACAACATGGGCGCTTACTCTGTTAGTTTGTCCACTGACTTCAACGGCTTTGAAAGGGCACACATTTACCCTGTAGTTACTGCTGAAATATGGCGCGCCGTAAACTTTTCTCACACCTAG